A portion of the Cyanobium sp. PCC 7001 genome contains these proteins:
- the clpS gene encoding ATP-dependent Clp protease adapter ClpS, which translates to MVRSSPVAVRERQQLRQPYPNYRVVVLDDAINTFQHVVECLVRFIPGMQPDRAWELAHRIDAEGSAVVWCGPQEQAELYHQQLGAEGLTMAPLERD; encoded by the coding sequence ATGGTGCGTTCGTCTCCCGTCGCCGTCCGCGAACGGCAGCAGCTGCGTCAGCCGTACCCCAACTACCGGGTGGTGGTGCTGGACGACGCCATCAACACCTTCCAGCACGTGGTGGAGTGCCTGGTGCGGTTCATTCCCGGCATGCAACCTGACCGGGCCTGGGAACTGGCCCACCGCATCGACGCGGAAGGCTCCGCCGTGGTGTGGTGCGGTCCCCAGGAGCAGGCCGAGCTGTACCACCAGCAGCTGGGCGCCGAAGGACTGACCATGGCCCCCCTGGAGCGGGACTGA
- the petN gene encoding cytochrome b6-f complex subunit PetN, translating to MLITLGWASLAALFSFSIAMVVWGRHGDGSIKF from the coding sequence ATGTTGATCACCCTGGGATGGGCCTCACTGGCTGCCCTGTTCAGCTTCTCCATCGCCATGGTGGTGTGGGGTCGCCACGGTGACGGCAGCATCAAATTCTGA